CATGGATCGGCATCGACCCGGTCGAGACGATCGCCCCGTACATCGATCGCATCGTGCACGCCCAGGCGAAGGACGTCCAACTGCGTCCCGCCGACCGGCAGCGCTACGGCCACTTCGGACCCGCCGTCGACCGCTCCGCGAACCCCTGGGACATGGGCTGGTGGCGCTACCGCGTCCCCGGTCTCGGCCAGGTCGACTGGTCCGGCATCATCGACCGCCTCTACGAGCACGGCTACACCGGCACGCTCTCCGTCGAACACGAGGACCCCGTGTGGGGTGGGTCGCCCGAGAAGGTCACCCAGGGCCTGGAGATCGCCCACCGCACCCTGCGTCCCCTGATCTTCTGAAACGGGCCTCAGCTGACACACCACTCACTCCCGCAGCACTGGCACACGATCCAGCGCGGGTTCCGCGCCCCGGATATCCCTGCCCGCCGTCCAGTCCCTTTCGGTCCGTGGAGGACTCCATGAGCAGCAAGGCCCGCCTGTCCGTCCAGCTCTACAGCGTCCGCGAAGCGCTCTTCTCCGACCTCGCCGGTACGCTCGCACGCATCGCAGATCTCGGGTACCGCCACGTCGAGCCGTTCGGCTTCGGACACTGGAAGGCCACCCCGGCTGAGCGCGTCGAGCGGGCCCGCGAGCTGCGCTCCGCCCTGGACTCGGCCGGGCTCACGGTCTCGTCGGTACATGCTGCTCTCTCTGACGGCGGCCTCGCACCACTCGTGGAAGAGTGCCGCATCCTCGGCACGGACACGGTCTTCGTCCCGGTTCCAGAGCTCGTCGAGGGCTTCGAACGCAACGTGTTCGGCGACGCCGACCAATTGCCCGCCTTCGCGGCGCGGCTGACCGCAGCCTCCGAAGAACTGGCCGGTCACGGCATCAACCTCGGCTATCACAACCATGAATTCGAGTGGGCCAAGCTCCCCAACGGCCGTGCTGGTTACGACGTCTTCTGGGAACTGGCGGGCGAGCGGCTCCTCGCCGAGCTCGATGTCTACTGGGCCACCGCCGCCGGCCAGGACCCCGTAGCGGTACTGACGCAGCTCGGCCGACGCGCCGTCGCCGTGCACCTCAAGGACGGGCCAGTGGGCCACGGGGAGCAGCAGACCCCCATCGGCACCGGCGACGTCCAAATTCCTGCGCTACTTGCTGCCGGCGAGCATCTGGCCTGGCACATCGCCGAAATCGACACCACGGAACTCGACGTCTTCGACCTCCTGGGGGCCAACCGCACCGCCATTCTGGACCTGAGTCGCACGGTCGGCTGACCATCAGCAGGTCTCTTGCATGCAGGGATGCCACGACCTGGCCGCCGTCGCGGGCGACGTCGACGCCGACTTCCCCATCTCGACCGACGCCCACGTCAGCCACTCGCGCACGACGTCGGCCTCGGTGGTCGACGGGCACAGCGCCCACGGCGCCGACAGCCGACGGGCGGCGAACACGGACTCCAGCGCGACCCGGCGTCGCCGATACGCCCACTCGGTCGTGTCGTCCCGGACAGCCGCAGCAGATCGAACGCGACGAAGTGGACCGACCACTCCTCCGCCGCCCGAGCCGCCCCGGCACCACGCCGGACAAGCCGGTTCTGTAACCGCTCGAACGCGAGGCGGCCCGCGGCGTCCCATACGACCAGCTCGCCGTCCAGGCGGTCGCGTCCGGCTACTGCACGGCCCCTCCCACAACCTCCGGAAACGACGGCCCATGTCGGTGCCGCGCCTCGAGCGCAGCACCACCTGGCCCGCGTCGACGGAGACGAGAGCCCGAAATCCGTCCCACTTCGGTTATGCGCTGTTGAGCTGTCGCCTGTCCGGGCTCGCCGCCCCGGAATTGAGGTGCGTTTCGTTGGTCGGATCCGTCCTCCTCAGGAACTGCTGCCTGCCTGTTCCAGGGCCGTGTGGATCTCCTTGGCGGCGGCTGGCTTTCCCGGGTCCTGAGGCCAGGGCAGTCGGGGGTCGGACAGGTAGGGGAGGACGTAGGCGGGGCTGCCCTCCTGGATGCGCCAGCTCTCCGACATGGTGCCGGCGTCGGCGGTGTCGTAGCCGAGGCGGTCGAGCAGAGCGGTGACGGACTGCTTGGCCACGTCGTCGTCGCTGGCGAGGGGGAGCGCGCTGCGGTCCGCGGAGCCGGCGGGACGGGCCAGGGAGACGAGGTGCTCGAAGTAGATGGTGTTGAACGTCTTGACCGTCCGCGCGCCCGGCACGTACCGCTGGAACAGAGCTCCCGCGGTGAGGCTGCCCGTCTCCAGTTCGGCGATGACGCCGTCCCGCAGGCGGTAATAGTTGTTCGCGTCGATGACGATCTTCCCCGCCAGGGCGTCCATGGGCAGGTGGGGCACGGCGCTGAAGGGAACGGCGACGAGTGTCCAGTCGCCTGCCGCGGCGGCCTTTGCCGGAGTGGCCGCACGCGCCCGGGGGCCGAGGCGGTCGGTGAGGCCTCGCAGGGTCTGGGGACCGCGCGAGTTGCTGAGCACCACGTCGATCCCCGCGTTGACGGCCAGGCGCGCGACCGCGCCGCCTATGTTGCCGCTTCCGGTGATGCCGAGCGTGTGGTTCATTGCTGTTCCTTCGGGGGCTGCGTTCTCGAGTACACCCGCGCCCGCAGACCGTGTGGTCTGCGGGCGCGGAAGTGTTCCGGTGCGCGGACGGACGTCCGGTGTGTGGGCTGCGAGGGGAGTGGTCAGTGGCCGGATTCGAGTCGCTCTTTCAGGGCCCTGCCGTAGCTCGCGGAGTTCTTCTCCATTTGGGCCCGGTTGGGCTCCACGGTTTCCACGGCGGCCGGGCCGGTGAAAGTCTCGGATTCCGTGTAGCGCGTTCCGCCGTCATGGGGGTCGAGGAGGAAGGAATGGTCCCCCGTGACGACGCCGGGGATGCCGCCCTCCCGTGCGAGGCGTCGCGGTGCCTCGTAGTGCAGGACCGTGAAGTCGTACTCCCCGTCGATCTCGGATCCGGTCGACAGACGGGCCCGCAGCACGGTTCCGGGCCGGACTTCGGTGGGCACATCGACGAAGCTCAGGTCGGGGTGCCACTGTGTGTATCCGGCGAAGTCGGTCAGGACCTTCCACACCTCTTCGGGGGAACCTCACGCCCGCCGACAGCAGCGCCGCACGCGGCTTCCCCGGCCCGGAAGAGGCCGCGATGGCCTCGTGCGTGCGCCACCGCGTCCTCAGCGCGCTCCCGCTCTGGGACGGCTGCTTCCTCTGCAATCGGCCGCAGTACTAGCCCGACTCGATTCCACATAAGGCGGAATCTACCGGCGGACTTTCCGCCGTTTCGGCGGGTGCATGCCTTCGCCCGCCGCTGGCAGGTCAGCGGGCTGCTGACCGAACTGCACGACCGGCTGCGCGATGCGGTCCGGGTCAAGGAGGGCCGCAAGATCGATCCGACGGCGGCGATCGTGGACTCGCAGTCGCTGCGGGCGGCGGCAAGCGTGCCGTGCACCACGTCGGGCTGGGACGCTGGGAAGAAGGTGGGCGGCCGTAAGCGGCACCTGGCTGTGGACGCGCTGGGGTTGCTGCTGCTGGTGGTGCTGGTGACGGCGGCGAGCGTGCAGGACCGCGATGCGGACGTGCCGCTGCTGTCCCGGCTTCTTGAGCGCCTTGTGCAGCTCGCTCTCGCCCGCTGTCTCGGACACCTCGCCCCTGGTCACATGCCGGGCGTGGTAGCGGCCGTTCTTCTCGACGATGGTCATGAACCCGCGGCAGACGGTCCCGTATTCATGGGCCCCGAGGCAGTAGAGAAGGTCGGGCTTGTAATTGCGGTGAATCTCCAGCAGGAGCCACGGGCGGTCGGGGTTACCCAGGTCTGGTGCACTCAGGTTGATAGTGATCCCGTGACCGCGTTGCAGCACGTTGTGGGGCATATTTTGAGAGTAAGTACTGTCTCTGACAACAGGGTTGGTTGCCGCAGTCGGGCTGGCCGGTGGCGGTGCCTCCGCCGACGAGCAACTCCGCCCCCTGAACGCACAGTTTGTCTCCGTGCGCCTGTTGCGCTCGGCCGGGATCAGTTTCGGGGTGTTGCGTGAAGGGGATTGAGCATGTCCTGCGGTTCCTGAGCGGTGGTGAGACGGGGGCGGGAGGATGGGCGGGTGCTGTCCCGGGCCCATGGCCTGACTCATTATATTTCTGACTGAAGTGTCCTGGTGTCACAGTGTCGGCCGGTGGTCGGGGATGGTGCGTTGTCGGTGCCGGGCCGGCGGGGTGTGTCCCGATAGGGGCCTGTCGATAGTTGTGGCGTCCTCACGATTCTGACCGTCTGACGCGGCCCGGTACCGGCAACGCGACGTGGTATCGGACGGGAGGAGAGGAACGGGCATGTCTGGTGCGACCGTGCCCAGTACGTCGCCTGCTCCCAAGACCGGCCGTCGTCGCCCGGCAGGGGAGGTGGTTCTGGGAGTGGATACGCACCGGGATGCCCACGTAGCCTCGGTGCTCTCAGTGACAGGGGCAGTCCTTGCCACCGACGAGTTCCCGGCCACCGCGGCTGCATACCGTGATCTGCTGAAGTGGGCCAGGAAGTCGGGAGCCGTGAGGCGGGCCGGGGTGGAGGGGACCGGCTCCTATGGAGCGTCCCTGTCCCGCTATCTGCTGGCCCAGGGTGTGGACGTGTTCGACGTGAACTGGATGGACCAGGCGGATCGCCGGCGGCGTGGCAAGTCGGATCCGCTCGATGCCCAGAATGCGGCGCGAGCCGTGTTTAGCGGGCGGGCCTCCGCTCGGGCCAAAACGGGCGACGGGCCGGTACAGATCGCGCGAATGTACAAACTCACGAAGGCGTCGGCCGTCAAAGCCCGCACCCAGGCCATCAACCAGCTCAAGGCCGTACTCGTCACTGCGGACCCCGTCTTGCGGGAGGAACTGGCCGGACTGGGCAATGCCGAACTCTTCCGTACCTGCGCGCAGTTCACCGATGCGCGTAGTCGCGAGGAGGCCGGCGCGGAGTCAGTGGTGGAGGCCACCCGGATCACGCTGGGCCTTCTGGCCCACCGGATCGGCCAGCTCTCCGAGGAGGTCCGCGACGTGGAGGCTCGTCTGACCCGGCTTGTGGAACGGCATGCCCCGCAGCTGCTCGACGTGGTGGGGATCGGCCCGGACACAGCGGTCACGTTGCTAATCACGGTGGGGGACAACCCGGAACGGCTGGACAGCGAGGCGTCGTTCGCCGCGCTGTGCGGTGTCAGCCCTGTCGAGCGTTCCTCGGGACGCAGGCAATTTCCGTCGCCTCAATCGCGGCGGCGACCGGCAGGCCAACGCCGCGCTTCACCGCATCGTGTTCACCCGCCTGCGGGTCGACCCGCGCACTCAGGACTACTACGAGCGGCGGATCAAGGAGGGAAAGACGCGGCGCGAAATCGTCCGCTGCCTCAAACGCTACGCGGCCCGGGAGGTCTTCCACCTGGTAAAACAGCTACAGTCAGCCCCCCGCTCATAGGGGCTGTGATACGGCGAGGCCCCGCCTGGGGGCTTTGCGTGGAGCCGTGAGACGACGAGGCCGCACCGGAGAGCTCCGGCGCGGCTTCGTCATGAGAGCGGCTGCGCTGTCGGGCACGATGCGGTCGGCGCCTCATGTTGCCCGTGTCCCTGTGACGTTTTCGGGGTGCGCCTACTTTGCGATTGCATTCGCACATGCGTCCGAAGAGCCGGTTCCAGCAGAGTGAACCGCTCCGGGACCGGTGGAGCCTTCACCAGACCCGGAGCTATTCACTGCCGGAGTCGGCCGGGCTTCCTCGACGGGCTCGGTCCGGGGGCCGTCGAGGACTGCTCGCTCGTCTCAGACGACCAGCCACTGTTGGTTCGTCCCGGAGTCGCAGCTCGACTGGTCCAGGGCCGCTCCGTTGGCGGTCGACGCCCCGGCGACTTCGAGGCATCGGCCGCTGTTGGCGTTCGTGAAGGTGACGTATCCACCGATGACCGGCCTCTTCGTCCAGAGCTGCTGTGCGCCGCCGTTACAGGTCGACTGGTCGACCACAGCGCCGTCGGCGGTGGAGGCGCCGCCGACTTCCAGACACTTCCCGCTGTTGACGTTGACCAGCCGGTAGGCGGACCCGACGGGGGTCGGCACCCATTGCTGGTTGGTTCCGGAGTTGCAGTTCCCGGAGTTCACGGCTGCCCCGTCAGCGGTGCTCGCGTACCAGACGTCGGCGCACTTGCCGGTGTTGCGGTTCAGGAGGTGGTTGTTCGCGGAGCCCAGCGGGGCGGCCAGGACGGGCCAGCCGTTCGCGAAGGTGACCTGGCGGATGTCGAGGGTCTCCTGCCCGTTGTTGTTCCCGTCGTAGTAGTGGTAGGCGAGGTACTTCGACGTGCCGTCGTCGTAGGCGTCCGCGCCCCCGGCCGCCACCTTCGGGTAGGCGCCGGCGAGCACGGGGGTTCCTCCGCCGGCGGCCATGTCCACGCCGTTCTGGTCGAGGTAGGGCCCGGTGATGCTGGTGGACCGTCCGACCGCGGTGTAGTAGGTGCTGTTGACCCCGCTGCAGCAGGTGCCCTTCGAGCCGAAGAGGTAGTAGTAGCCGCCGTTGAGGATGATCGTCGGGTTCTCGATGCCGACGGCGATGTGCCAGAGGTTGTTGTCGGTCGTGGACAGCTTGCCCGTGGACTGGTCCAGCACGTGCATGTAGGTGCCGGAGCCGGTCCAGGACCCCCAGGAGATGTACAGCCGGCCGTCGGGTCCCCAGTCGACGTTGGGGTCGATCGGGTAGTTGACGTCGGTGACCATGCCCTGGTCGGTCCAGGGGCCTTCGATGTTCGTGGCGGTGGCGAGGCCCATGACCGCATACGAAGAACCCCAGAGCGAACCGGCGTAGTACAGGTGGTACGTGCCGTTGAAGTACTTGATGTCGGGGGCCCAGATGTTGGGCGGCGTGGAACCGAGCTTGGCCGTGATCCAGGACGGGGTGGAGTCCCAGACGTTGCCGATCTTGGTCCAGCCGGTTGCCGCCGTGCTGTCGCACGTTTTGCGTTCGGTGATGGAGCCGCTCGGGTTGAGCGAGTCGTGCTCGAACCCGGTGGAGAACCCGTAGTAGCAGCTGCCCACCTTGATGACGGACGGGTCGTGCATCCGGGTGTCCCCGCTGAGAGCGTGCGCCTGGCCGGCTGCGACCAGGCCCAGAACGGCCAGTGCGGCGGCCAGCAGGGCGGCGAGGGTGGGATGGACGTGTCGCCGGCGGCCTGCGGGGCGTGGGCCTCCGCTGCGTTGGCTGGTCATGCGCAACTCCTTTGTGTGGCTGATGCGAGGTTCGGCCGCACAGCCGGCGCTCGGTGGTCGTCGGTCGGCTCGCCATGGTCGGCCCGTGGTGGTCCGCCGCCCGATACGGCCCGCCTCACGCCCCCGTGCTCGTGAGGCGGGCCGGACACGGGCACGGGGGCGAAGGCCGGGCGAGGAGCAGTGCCGGGCGGCGGCTGATGGCCGCCCGACCGGCTCGCGTGAACGGCGCAGGCGCAGGTGGGCGTTCTGCCGTGGGGTGCCTTGGCCGACCGGCCGCCTGCTGGAAAGCGCGGCTAGTTGATCTTCGTGATCGCCCACCGCTGTGCGGACGCCGTCGAGGTCGACTCCTGGTCCAGCAGGGCTCCGTCGCCGGTCGATGCGTTGGTCACGGACAGAGCCAGTCCGCTGGCACGGTTGACCACCTGGTACTTACCGGCTCCGGTGTCGACCAGGGACCACTGCTGGGACGTTCCGCCTGAGGCCGGCTTCTGGACGACCGCGCTGCCGCTGCTGGTGCCCCCGGCCGAGTCGAGGAGGTCGCCCGAGGCCGCGTTCGTGATCGTGTAGTAGGAGCCGGTCTGGGTGAAGGTCCAGTACTGGTCCGGATGGTTAACGTTGCGGTACTGGTCGGCCTGTGTTCCGTCGCCGCTTCCGACCACCTCCGCGTACTTTCCGCTGTTGACGTTGGCCATCACGAACTGTCCGCTGGTGAAGTCGGGAGCCGCGGTCTGCACGAGGTTCCATCGCTGGTTCGCCGAGGACGTGAGCGGCGCCTGGGTGACCTGCTCGTTCGTCGAGGTCTGACCGTTCGCGTCGGTCGCCATGGTCAGCGCCAGGTCACTGCGCCGGTTGGTGATGGTGTATCCGCCCGCCGGCGCCGGTTCGACCGACCAGTCCTGCTCCGCACCGCCCGTCGACGTCCACTGGATCTCACCGGCGCCCGACGACAGCGATCCACCGGGGACGGCGAGGTACTTGCCGCTGAAGGTGTTCAGGATGCGGTAGTACCCGTTGCTCTGGAGAAGGAACTGCCAGTTGTGGTCCGGGGTTCCGTTGTCCGGCGCCTGGACGACCGAGGACCCGGAGTTGGCGTTGGGCACGCCCAGCACCTGGGAACTCAGGACGTTCTGGACCTTGTAGCCGGCGCCTGTCGAGATGCCGCCGCCGTAGTCGTCGATGCCGTAGGTCACCTTGTTCGTGCCGTTGGTGGTCAGCACGCCGCCTCGGGTGACCAGCAGGCTCTTGCCGTCGGCGAGGGGGAGCAGCCCGCGGCTGTAACCCGAAACCGTGTTGGAGAACATGCGCACCCAGGTCGCCCCGTTGTCGGTGCTCTTGTACAGCTGCTGGTCGCTGTACGCCTGTACGACGATCGTGCCGTTCGGGCCGCCCGTCGGAAGCCAGGTGACGTACGGATTGCCTCCGGGGCGAATGTTGTCCGTGGTCACGAGCTGCGTTCCGGTGACCGATCCGAAGGTCTCCGGATTGGACGCGATCTTGTAGTTCACGGGACAACTGCTGCTCGACGCGTTGCAGACCTCGTAGGTGAGCATGTAGTTGCCGTTGCCGAGGCGCGTGACGATCGCCATTCCCGGCCGGGCGCTGTAGTCCGCGTACGTGACATCGTCGACCTCGGACGACCAGTTGACGCCGTCGGTCGTCGTGAAGTGGGCGAGCTTCTGGCCGTGTGCGGGGTCCCGCTGGTCCGAGATGTAGGCGATGAGCTTGTTGTTCGCCACGAGGAAGAACGGTTCCCACACGGGGGTGTGCCCGTTGGAGGCGACCGCGTCTCCGCCGGTGGCGATGGAGCTGACGAAGCTCCAGGTCACTCCGTGATCGGTGCTGGCGTACATGTCGATCTTGGTTTTGGAGTTGTCGGTGGGGATGGAGTCACCCGCCGCGATGATCGTGCCCGCGGGGAACGAGCCGACCGCCTGCGGAAGCTCGTAGAGGACGGGTTCGAGCTGGATGTTGTTCCAGGAGTTGACCTGGTCGTGGATCGTGGAGATCTGTGTCCAGGTGCGCCCCGAGTCGGTGCTGCGGTACACCGGCATGCCGTTTCCGGAGTACTGCTCGAAGGACGCCAGCAGTGTGCCGTTGGAGTCGGTGCTGTGCTCGAGCCGGATGGCGTGGGCGTAGAGCGAGCCGTAGGAGGGGGCCCCGCTCGGCGGCTGCCACATGACGCCGCCGCTGTAGGTGACGGCGTGGGCGGACACGGCCGGTATCGCGAAGGGCGCCAGAGCGGCCACGGCGCCGATGGCGGCGGCCTTTGCCCACGATCTTCTGTTCTTGTGCATGGGTGGGTAACTCCCTCGGCGGTGAGAGAAGGACGGCGAGGACGGCGCGCGGGCGGGGAGCTCGCTGTGTGCTCCGGACGGAGAACGGCAGCTGATCGGCCGAGCCATTACCGGCGAGGATCCGGGACCGTCAACGCTTGGGATGGGGATGCGAGAGGTGGGGGGTCGGGATTGAAGCGCATCAATCCCTTCAGCGGTGCGAGGCTGGCACCCTCTGTGCCGCTCGTCAAGAGTCTGCGCAGTGATTCCGCAGGCGAGGCTCGGTGCGCACAGGGGTGTTTCCTCGGACGCCGGTCGGACGCCGGTCGGGCGGCGGCTGAGCTCGGGAGCGTCCGGCGACTCGCCCGTCACCCGGGAAGGTGTGCCGTGACCTCGGTGTCCGTGCCCGTACCCGTCGTGCCGAAGTGCGGGGTCAGGAAGGAGCATTGGAGCGCTTTAACAGAAGCATGTATCCTGCGCGTGTCCACCCCAGCCTGGTCACGTCAATGTCGTGTTCAGGTCGAACGAGACCGGAAGTCGAGGAGCGTCGTGGCAGCCGCAGGTCCACGAGCAAATGGACACGCCGGTCCGAGCATGCAGGACGTCGCGAAGGCGGCGGGCGTCTCGCTCGGCACGGTTTCCAACGTGCTGAACCATCCGGCCAAGGTCAGCCCGGTGACGGCGCAGCGCGTGCGCGAAGCCATCTCCCGGTTGGGTTTCGTGCGCAACGACGCGGCCCGGTCGCTGGCGTCCGGGTCGAACGACAGTGTCGGGCTGGTGCTGGCCGACATCGAGAACTCGCTGTTCATCGACATGGCGCACGGCGCCCAGGAGGCGGCCCGCGCGGCCGGCCTCAACCTGCTGCTCGCGAACACCACGTGCGACATGGGGCTCCAGGACGAGTACCTGGATCTCTTCGACGAGGCCCGGGTCACCGGAGTGCTGCTGGCCCCGATGGAGGACTCCACCGACGGCATCGCCCGGATGCGCTCGCACGGACGCCAGATCGTGCTGCTCAACTTCGCGCCCAAACCGGGCACGTGCTGCTCGGTGCTGGTCAACAACGAGCACGTGGGGTATCTCGCGGCACGCCACCTCATCGACACCGGACGCACCAGGCTGGCCTACGTCGTCGCACATGACGACTACCAGCCCGTGCGTGACCGGCGCAGGGGAGTGCGCGCGGCGGTCGAGGAGGCCGGCGCCCGCGTGACGCTGGAGGAGATCGACAGCGGCGGCCTGACCACGGCACACGGGCACCTGGTCGGCAAGGACCTCGCCCGGCGGAAACCCGGCGACCTGCCGGACGGCCTCGTCGTCGTCGCCGACGAACTGGCCAACGGCATCATCCACGAGCTGCACACGGTGGCGGGAATCGGCGTACCCGACCAGATCGCGGTCGTCGGATGCGAGAACAACCGCACGGCCGGTTCTGCGGCGGTGCCCCTGACCGCGGTGGACCTGCCCGGGCGGGCGATGGGGCAGGAAGCGATGCGGCTGCTGATGGACGAGGTGGCCTCGGGTGAGCAGCATCGTCATGCCACCGTCGTGCTGGAGCCGGAGCTGATCATCCGCACCAGCGCGCCGCGCTGAGCAGCGGAGTCTTCCGCCGGAGTTGTCCCGTACCCCGAGCTCTGCCCCCGAGTCCCGCACCGGTGCTCTGCCTCGAAGGGAGCTCGGCTTCCGCAGTTCTGCCCGAAGTCCCGCCCCAGCGCGCGCACCACACGAAGCCGGAGCCGGAGCCGGAGCCCGCACCCGCCTCCGCCCCAGGGCCAGGCCCGTGCCCTCAGCCAGGCACCTCGCCGCGCCCGATTCCTGTCGTCGTGCACACATTGCGGTTCGGAAATACCGACGAATCATCCTTGACACGGCCGTGTAGCGGGCCGTAGGTTCCGGGCAACATTGAAGCGCTTCAAAGCGCTGTGCACCGCGAGGAGCAACCCCGTGCACCACACCCTCAAGCCCCGAAACCTCGCCATCCTGGCGACAGCCACCACCGCCGGCCTGCTGCTGAGCGGCTGCGGCGGCGGCACGAGCGCGTCGAGCAGCGGCGCCAAGGCGTACACCCTCACCATCAACGACGACAACCACATCGTCCAGCAGGAGCTCAAGACCCTGAGCACCGGCGCGTGCAAGACGCAGGACGCCGCTCTGCCGCTGAAGATCCAGACGCTGCCGATCAGCAACGTCGACCAGAAGGTGCAGCTTCTCGCCGGGCAGGACGCGCTGCCCGTGCAGTTCGCGGCGGGAGGCACCCCGCAGCTCACCAAGACGCTGGACAAGGCCGGCCAGGTCCTCGACCTCGAGAAGACGCTCAAGGACCTCGGGGTGTGGGACGACGTCCAGCCGGCCGCGGTCAAGACGGTGCAGAACCTGTACGGCAAGTTCAACGTGATGCCCTACCAGTTCAACATCGAGGGCATCTGGTACAACAAGAAGCTTCTCGCCGCCCACCACATCGCCGCCCCGACGACGTACGACGAACTGGTCGCGGCCGCGGCGAAGCTGAAGGGCGCCGGCGTCACCCCCTTCTCCGCGGCCGGCAAGGAGGGGTGGCCCCTCACCCGTCTCATCAGCGGCTACCTCTACCGGGAGCTGGGCCCGGATGCCCTGCAGGCGGTCGCGGACGGCAAGGCGAAGCTGACCGACCCCGAGTACGTCAAGGCCGCGCAGGCCATCGCCGACCTCGGCAAGGCGGGCTACTTCGGCAAGGGCGTCGGATCGATCGACTACGACACCGGGGTGCAGCAGTTCCTGACCGGCAAGGCCGCCATGTTCTACATGGGCAGCTGGGAGCTCGGCGACTTCAACGACAAGACCAAGAACAAGATCGGTGCGGACAACGTCGGCTTCATGCCGTTCCCGACCGTGTCCGGCGGCAAGGGGTCCGCGGACCAGATTCCGGCCAACGTCGGTCTCCCGGTCGCCGTCTCCGCGAAGGCGTACAACGCCAAGGTCGGCGACTGGCTCTCCTGCACCGCGAAGAACTACGGCGCCGGCTCGCTGAAGGACCAGGGCACGATCTCCGGGTTCAAGCCCAAGGGCGACACGGGCACGCTGCCGCCGCTCACGCAGCAGGTGCAGGACACCATCTCGAAGACCACGACCAGCACCCTGTGGTTCGAGGCGCTGTTCAACACGAAGGCGACCGAGACCAGCCAGACGAACGCCGCGCCGCTGGTCAACGGGTCCCTCTCCGCGAAGGACTTCATGCAGAAGATCCAGACGGACCTGGACAACGGCTGACCCGTCCGCCGCCACCCGCGAACCGTTCCGAACCCTTCGTGAAAGACCTGAAAGAGCCGACATGCGTTCCGTTCTGGGAGACCGCCGCGCCCTCGCCATCCTGCTGGGTCCGGCACTGCTCGTGTACACACTGGTGATGCTGGTACCGATGGGCTGGTCCCTGGGCTACACCTTCTTCAAGGGGAACGTCATCGAGGGGTTCACCTTCGACGGGTTCGGAAACTTCGAGAAGCTGTGGCACGACCCGCAGGCGCACTCGGCCCTGTGGTTCACCTTCAAGTACGGGGTCGTCGTCAGCGTCGGGCAGGTGCTCTTCGGATACCTGCTCGCCCTGCTCTACGTGTTCGTGCTGCGCAAGTCGTCCGCGCTCATCCGCACGCTGGTGTTCTTCCCGGTGATCCTGCCGACCGTCGCCGTGGCCCTGATGTTCCAGAAGCTCTTCGCCGTCGCACCGCAGAACGGCCTGGCCAACACCGCCATCGAGGCGCTGGGCATCCACCACGGGGACTGGTTCGCCAGCGGCGGAGGGGCCTTCCTCGTCCTGGTCGTGATGGACGTATGGCGCTCCATGGGCTTCTACGGCGTGCTCATCTACGCGGGACTGCTCGACATCCCCGAGGAGACGATCGAGTCGGCGCGCATGGACGGCGCCACCGGATGGCGACTGATCCGGCACATCGTCCTGCCGCTGTCCTGGCCGGTGGTGCTGTCGTCCGTGGTGTTCAGCATCAACGGCACGCTCAAGGTGTTCGACTCGGTCCTGGCCCTGACCAACGGCGGCCCGGGCAGTGACACCACACCCCTGACCCTGTACATGTTCCGCACCGCGTTCTCCTACGGCGACTACGGCTACGGCAGCACCATCGCGTCACTGCTCACCGTTGTCTGCCTGGGCGTCTCCCTGATCATCTTCCGCTTCTCGCGCCGCGACCCGACCAAGGGCTGAACTCCGATGACCGACTCCCTGACGGCACCGCCGCGGGAACTCCTCACCCGCCCGCCCACGGCGCCCCGGCAAAAGGGCCGGCACACCCGGCCCCTGGTGCGCAACACACTCGTCGCCCTGCTGCTGGTGATCGAGGTGGCACCGCTGCTGTGGCTGCTGCTGAGCTCCTTCAAGACCCAGTCCGAGTTCGTCAACGACCCCGCCTG
This window of the Streptomyces sp. NBC_01275 genome carries:
- a CDS encoding sugar phosphate isomerase/epimerase, producing the protein MSSKARLSVQLYSVREALFSDLAGTLARIADLGYRHVEPFGFGHWKATPAERVERARELRSALDSAGLTVSSVHAALSDGGLAPLVEECRILGTDTVFVPVPELVEGFERNVFGDADQLPAFAARLTAASEELAGHGINLGYHNHEFEWAKLPNGRAGYDVFWELAGERLLAELDVYWATAAGQDPVAVLTQLGRRAVAVHLKDGPVGHGEQQTPIGTGDVQIPALLAAGEHLAWHIAEIDTTELDVFDLLGANRTAILDLSRTVG
- a CDS encoding transposase; the encoded protein is MSGATVPSTSPAPKTGRRRPAGEVVLGVDTHRDAHVASVLSVTGAVLATDEFPATAAAYRDLLKWARKSGAVRRAGVEGTGSYGASLSRYLLAQGVDVFDVNWMDQADRRRRGKSDPLDAQNAARAVFSGRASARAKTGDGPVQIARMYKLTKASAVKARTQAINQLKAVLVTADPVLREELAGLGNAELFRTCAQFTDARSREEAGAESVVEATRITLGLLAHRIGQLSEEVRDVEARLTRLVERHAPQLLDVVGIGPDTAVTLLITVGDNPERLDSEASFAALCGVSPVERSSGRRQFPSPQSRRRPAGQRRASPHRVHPPAGRPAHSGLLRAADQGGKDAARNRPLPQTLRGPGGLPPGKTATVSPPLIGAVIRRGPAWGLCVEP
- a CDS encoding SRPBCC domain-containing protein; this encodes MWKVLTDFAGYTQWHPDLSFVDVPTEVRPGTVLRARLSTGSEIDGEYDFTVLHYEAPRRLAREGGIPGVVTGDHSFLLDPHDGGTRYTESETFTGPAAVETVEPNRAQMEKNSASYGRALKERLESGH
- a CDS encoding RICIN domain-containing protein, with product MTSQRSGGPRPAGRRRHVHPTLAALLAAALAVLGLVAAGQAHALSGDTRMHDPSVIKVGSCYYGFSTGFEHDSLNPSGSITERKTCDSTAATGWTKIGNVWDSTPSWITAKLGSTPPNIWAPDIKYFNGTYHLYYAGSLWGSSYAVMGLATATNIEGPWTDQGMVTDVNYPIDPNVDWGPDGRLYISWGSWTGSGTYMHVLDQSTGKLSTTDNNLWHIAVGIENPTIILNGGYYYLFGSKGTCCSGVNSTYYTAVGRSTSITGPYLDQNGVDMAAGGGTPVLAGAYPKVAAGGADAYDDGTSKYLAYHYYDGNNNGQETLDIRQVTFANGWPVLAAPLGSANNHLLNRNTGKCADVWYASTADGAAVNSGNCNSGTNQQWVPTPVGSAYRLVNVNSGKCLEVGGASTADGAVVDQSTCNGGAQQLWTKRPVIGGYVTFTNANSGRCLEVAGASTANGAALDQSSCDSGTNQQWLVV
- a CDS encoding transposase — encoded protein: MPCTTSGWDAGKKVGGRKRHLAVDALGLLLLVVLVTAASVQDRDADVPLLSRLLERLVQLALARCLGHLAPGHMPGVVAAVLLDDGHEPAADGPVFMGPEAVEKVGLVIAVNLQQEPRAVGVTQVWCTQVDSDPVTALQHVVGHILRVSTVSDNRVGCRSRAGRWRCLRRRATPPPERTVCLRAPVALGRDQFRGVA
- a CDS encoding NADPH-dependent F420 reductase, translating into MNHTLGITGSGNIGGAVARLAVNAGIDVVLSNSRGPQTLRGLTDRLGPRARAATPAKAAAAGDWTLVAVPFSAVPHLPMDALAGKIVIDANNYYRLRDGVIAELETGSLTAGALFQRYVPGARTVKTFNTIYFEHLVSLARPAGSADRSALPLASDDDVAKQSVTALLDRLGYDTADAGTMSESWRIQEGSPAYVLPYLSDPRLPWPQDPGKPAAAKEIHTALEQAGSSS